Below is a window of Paraburkholderia azotifigens DNA.
ACTCGACATGCGCCGTGTCGATGTCCGACGAACCCGCGCTCGCGAGGCTTTGCAGATGCGACGACAGCCCCGACAAATTGACATTCGCATCGCCCGACGCACCCGTGGCCGTCGAGGTCGACGTGCCGACGCTGCCCGTCGTAGCGCTTTCACCTTGCTGCGCGCGCTGCAGCCCGTCTTTCAACGTCTGCAGGCCTGAATGGGTAGTGGAATCAACTTTCACGATTGGCTTCCTGTTCGATTTGAATGTAATAACGGCATTCACCCATCGAACTTTAGCTCAAGCGATCCGACACATTTTTCAAGTTGTAACCGCTGGAAACACCGCGTCAGAGCTGGATTTCGACCGTCCCGGCATCTTTCACGATGCCCTGAATGATCTGCCCGTTCGCCGTCTTCACCTTGACGGGCTGCCCCGGCGCCGCGTTGTTCATCGCGCTG
It encodes the following:
- the flgM gene encoding flagellar biosynthesis anti-sigma factor FlgM → MKVDSTTHSGLQTLKDGLQRAQQGESATTGSVGTSTSTATGASGDANVNLSGLSSHLQSLASAGSSDIDTAHVESIKQAIKNGTLTIDSGKIADGVLATARDLLQKKSQSSGN